In a single window of the Anguilla rostrata isolate EN2019 chromosome 6, ASM1855537v3, whole genome shotgun sequence genome:
- the LOC135256862 gene encoding GRAM domain-containing protein 2B-like isoform X2: MMVHERSHGGSTRRTRRDQNLYQNYTVEGGGRLRKVKSKSRLEPMKVESVEDAQLEIQELNKSLSRQTPISSQTIDERGFERSESDVTRSSFIKHNKTFHKIFLDIPEGEELTHAFTCALQKEVLYQGKLFVSDNYVCFYSSVLLKETRVVIHVSNVQAVKKQNTARVVPNALSIHTNEGEKYLFVSLRNREACYKLLCSVCPNVVEKSGQNSPVASSAENGIDPGKDSNSSESSLEDTPNHLDDRNRSVQLKAPLPKLIRTSRTRQSSSTSTDNDESSSDENTEPSWIWSVTEKVKSLLVLRESNNFNLLLCIYLLLVLLLVLTSGYIGLRIMALEEQLSSMGALPEFSLQSGYKDT; encoded by the exons ATGATGGTTCACGAAAGAAGCCATGGTGGATCTACACGTCGGACAAGGCGAGATCAGAACCTATACCAGAA CTACACAGTGGAAGGGGGTGGGAGGCTGAGGAAAGTGAAGAGCAAGAGCAGGCTTGAACCCATGAAAGTAGAGAGTGTGGAGGACGCCCAGCTGGAGATACAGGAGCTCAACAAGAGCCTCAGCAGGCAGACTCcaatcag CTCACAGACCATTGATGAGAGAGGCTTTGAAAGGTCTGAAAGCGATGTCACACGGAGT AGTTTTATCAAGCACAACAAGACATTCCACAAGATTTTCCTAGACATTCCTGAGGGCGAGGAATTAACACATG CTTTCACCTGTGCCCTGCAGAAGGAGGTGCTCTATCAAGGCAAGCTCTTTGTGTCGGATAATTACGTGTGCTTCTACTCCTCTGTGCTGCTCAAGGAAACCAGA GTGGTGATCCATGTATCTAATGTGCAAGCAGTGAAGAAGCAGAACACAGCCCGAGTGGTGCCCAACGCCCTGTCAATCCACACCAACGAGGGGGAGAAG tatttgtttgtgtctttACGGAACCGCGAGGCCTGCTACAAGttactgtgctcagtgtgtccGAACGTGGTG GAAAAGAGCGGTCAGAACAGCCCGGTTGCCTCCTCAGCAGAGAATGGCATTGATCCCGGGAAGGACTCA AACTCAAGTGAGTCAAGTCTGGAGGACACTCCGAATCACCTGGATGACAGAAACCGCAGCGTCCAGTTGAAAGCACCCTTGCCCAAGCTGATCAGAA CCTCAAGGACTCGTCAGAGCAGCTCAACTTCTACAGACAATGACGAGAGTTCCAGTGACGAAAACACAG AGCCGTCTTGGATTTGGTCCGTAACAGAGAAGGTCAAGTCCCTCCTCGTACTGAGAGAGTCCAATAACTTCAACCTCCTCCTCTGCATCTACCTACTTCT GGTGCTGCTTCTCGTGCTGACGTCGGGGTACATCGGCCTGCGCATCATGGctctggaggagcagctgagcTCCATGGGGGCGCTGCCCGAGTTCTCTCTGCAGAGCGG GTACAAAGACACATAG
- the LOC135256862 gene encoding GRAM domain-containing protein 2B-like isoform X3, with amino-acid sequence MERCWSFRSVKGKPEDCYTVEGGGRLRKVKSKSRLEPMKVESVEDAQLEIQELNKSLSRQTPISSQTIDERGFERSESDVTRSSFIKHNKTFHKIFLDIPEGEELTHAFTCALQKEVLYQGKLFVSDNYVCFYSSVLLKETRVVIHVSNVQAVKKQNTARVVPNALSIHTNEGEKYLFVSLRNREACYKLLCSVCPNVVEKSGQNSPVASSAENGIDPGKDSNSSESSLEDTPNHLDDRNRSVQLKAPLPKLIRTSRTRQSSSTSTDNDESSSDENTEPSWIWSVTEKVKSLLVLRESNNFNLLLCIYLLLVLLLVLTSGYIGLRIMALEEQLSSMGALPEFSLQSGYKDT; translated from the exons ATGGAAAGGTGTTGGAGTTTTCGCTCAGTTAAAGGCAAGCCAGAAGACTG CTACACAGTGGAAGGGGGTGGGAGGCTGAGGAAAGTGAAGAGCAAGAGCAGGCTTGAACCCATGAAAGTAGAGAGTGTGGAGGACGCCCAGCTGGAGATACAGGAGCTCAACAAGAGCCTCAGCAGGCAGACTCcaatcag CTCACAGACCATTGATGAGAGAGGCTTTGAAAGGTCTGAAAGCGATGTCACACGGAGT AGTTTTATCAAGCACAACAAGACATTCCACAAGATTTTCCTAGACATTCCTGAGGGCGAGGAATTAACACATG CTTTCACCTGTGCCCTGCAGAAGGAGGTGCTCTATCAAGGCAAGCTCTTTGTGTCGGATAATTACGTGTGCTTCTACTCCTCTGTGCTGCTCAAGGAAACCAGA GTGGTGATCCATGTATCTAATGTGCAAGCAGTGAAGAAGCAGAACACAGCCCGAGTGGTGCCCAACGCCCTGTCAATCCACACCAACGAGGGGGAGAAG tatttgtttgtgtctttACGGAACCGCGAGGCCTGCTACAAGttactgtgctcagtgtgtccGAACGTGGTG GAAAAGAGCGGTCAGAACAGCCCGGTTGCCTCCTCAGCAGAGAATGGCATTGATCCCGGGAAGGACTCA AACTCAAGTGAGTCAAGTCTGGAGGACACTCCGAATCACCTGGATGACAGAAACCGCAGCGTCCAGTTGAAAGCACCCTTGCCCAAGCTGATCAGAA CCTCAAGGACTCGTCAGAGCAGCTCAACTTCTACAGACAATGACGAGAGTTCCAGTGACGAAAACACAG AGCCGTCTTGGATTTGGTCCGTAACAGAGAAGGTCAAGTCCCTCCTCGTACTGAGAGAGTCCAATAACTTCAACCTCCTCCTCTGCATCTACCTACTTCT GGTGCTGCTTCTCGTGCTGACGTCGGGGTACATCGGCCTGCGCATCATGGctctggaggagcagctgagcTCCATGGGGGCGCTGCCCGAGTTCTCTCTGCAGAGCGG GTACAAAGACACATAG
- the LOC135256862 gene encoding GRAM domain-containing protein 2B-like isoform X4, with protein MKVESVEDAQLEIQELNKSLSRQTPISSQTIDERGFERSESDVTRSSFIKHNKTFHKIFLDIPEGEELTHAFTCALQKEVLYQGKLFVSDNYVCFYSSVLLKETRVVIHVSNVQAVKKQNTARVVPNALSIHTNEGEKYLFVSLRNREACYKLLCSVCPNVVEKSGQNSPVASSAENGIDPGKDSNSSESSLEDTPNHLDDRNRSVQLKAPLPKLIRTSRTRQSSSTSTDNDESSSDENTEPSWIWSVTEKVKSLLVLRESNNFNLLLCIYLLLVLLLVLTSGYIGLRIMALEEQLSSMGALPEFSLQSGYKDT; from the exons ATGAAAGTAGAGAGTGTGGAGGACGCCCAGCTGGAGATACAGGAGCTCAACAAGAGCCTCAGCAGGCAGACTCcaatcag CTCACAGACCATTGATGAGAGAGGCTTTGAAAGGTCTGAAAGCGATGTCACACGGAGT AGTTTTATCAAGCACAACAAGACATTCCACAAGATTTTCCTAGACATTCCTGAGGGCGAGGAATTAACACATG CTTTCACCTGTGCCCTGCAGAAGGAGGTGCTCTATCAAGGCAAGCTCTTTGTGTCGGATAATTACGTGTGCTTCTACTCCTCTGTGCTGCTCAAGGAAACCAGA GTGGTGATCCATGTATCTAATGTGCAAGCAGTGAAGAAGCAGAACACAGCCCGAGTGGTGCCCAACGCCCTGTCAATCCACACCAACGAGGGGGAGAAG tatttgtttgtgtctttACGGAACCGCGAGGCCTGCTACAAGttactgtgctcagtgtgtccGAACGTGGTG GAAAAGAGCGGTCAGAACAGCCCGGTTGCCTCCTCAGCAGAGAATGGCATTGATCCCGGGAAGGACTCA AACTCAAGTGAGTCAAGTCTGGAGGACACTCCGAATCACCTGGATGACAGAAACCGCAGCGTCCAGTTGAAAGCACCCTTGCCCAAGCTGATCAGAA CCTCAAGGACTCGTCAGAGCAGCTCAACTTCTACAGACAATGACGAGAGTTCCAGTGACGAAAACACAG AGCCGTCTTGGATTTGGTCCGTAACAGAGAAGGTCAAGTCCCTCCTCGTACTGAGAGAGTCCAATAACTTCAACCTCCTCCTCTGCATCTACCTACTTCT GGTGCTGCTTCTCGTGCTGACGTCGGGGTACATCGGCCTGCGCATCATGGctctggaggagcagctgagcTCCATGGGGGCGCTGCCCGAGTTCTCTCTGCAGAGCGG GTACAAAGACACATAG